ATCTGCGGATGGACAATGTCTCGCGGCTGCCCACCGGGCTGCTGATGCTGCAGGACCATGTGCCGTACGTGCTGGGGCCGCGGCCGAGATTCGTGCTCGACCGGGTGGAGGCGGGCGGCCGGCGCGAGGTCTCGTACCGGGTGCGCTCCGATCTGCGCGGGCGCTATCCGCTCGGGCCGCTGCAGCTGCGGCTGAGCGACCCCTTCGGGATGTGCGAACTGACGCGCTCCTTCAGCGCGTACGACACCCTCACCGTCATACCGCGGACCGAGGCGCTGCCGCCCGTGCGGCTCGCGGGCGAGGCCTCGGGGTACGGCGACGGGCGCCAGCGCTCGCTCGCGCTGGCCGGCGACGACGACATCATCCCGCGCAGCTACCGCCACGGCGACGATCTGCGCCGGGTCCACTGGCGCTCCACCGCGCGCTACGGCGAGCTGATGGTGCGCCGCGAGGAGCAGCCGCAGCGGGCCAGATGCACGGTTCTCCTCGACACCCGGCGGCTCGCCTATCAGGGCGCGGGTCCCGACTCCGCCTTCGAGTGGGCGGTGTCGGGCGCGGCCTCCGCACTGGTGCACATGCTGGGACGGGGCTTCGCCGTCCGGCTGTTGACGGACACCGGAAGCTCGGTGCCCGGTGAGGGGGCCGACGGCTTCGCCGGATCGACCCAGGAGTCCGCGGACTCCGCGGGTCTGATGATGGACACGCTCGCGGTCGTCGACCACTCCGACGGGGCCGGGCTCTCGCGCTCGTACGACGTACTGCGCGGCGGGAACGAAGGGCTGCTGGTCGCCTTCTTCGGCGATCTGGACGAGGAGCAGGCGGCCGTGGCGGCCAGGATGCGGCAGCGCAGTGGCGCCGCCGTCGCCTTCGTCCTGGACAGCGGGACCTGGGTGACGAACGGCGCGGTGGCCGGGGCGGTGGACGAGCGTCTGAGGCAGTTGCGCGAGTCCGGCTGGACGGCGCTCGCCGTCGGGCCCGGGGTGCAGCTCTCCGATCTGTGGACGCAGGCCGCTCGTCAGCGCACGGAGACGTCGGGGTACTCCGACAGCGGTACGAACGGTTTCTCTGGGGGTTGGTCATGAGCGGTCGCGGGAGGCTGGCACTCTGCGCCTTCGCCGCCACGCTGATGGCGGCGGGCGCGATGCTGCCGCTGGTCGATCCGGCCTCCTGGATGCTGCAGGCGGCGTTCCTGCTGGCGATCCAGAGCGGGGTGGGCGCACTCGCCCGTCGGGTGCCGCTGGCCAGAGCGCTGACGGTGGCGGTGCAGGCCCTCGTCGTACTGCTGCTGCTCACCGTGGTCTTCGCCCGGGGCCAGGCGGTCCTCGGCATACTGCCGGGGCCCGAGGCCTTCCAGCAGTTCGGCCAGTTGCTGAACGCGGGCGCCGAGGACGTCGGGCGGTACGCGATCCCGGCGCCGGCGACGGACGGCATCAGGCTGATGGTGATCGGCGGCGTGCTCGTGATCGGCCTCGCCGTGGACACGCTCGCGGTGACGTTCCGCATGGCGGCCCCGGCCGGACTGCCGCTGCTGGCGCTCTACTCGGTGGCCGCCGGGCTCTCCGGCGGCGGCGCGAGCTGGCTGTGGTTCCTGGTCGCGGCCTCCGGATATCTGGTGCTCCTGCTGGCCGAGGGCCGGGACCGGCTGTCCCAGTGGGGCCGCGTCTTCGGGGGAGCGGCGCCCGCTCAGGGGCGTACCGGCTCCGGGTTCGAACCGGCGGGCGGTACTCCGCTGGCACCGGTCCGCACCGGGCGGCGTATCGGCGCCCTCGCGCTGGGCGTGGCGCTCGTTGTCCCGGCAGCACTTCCGGCGCTGAACGGCGGGCTGCTGGACAGTGCGGGCAGCGGGGACGGCCCGGGCGCCGGCGGTGGCACCATCTCCGCGGTGAACCCGCTGGTCTCACTGCAGGACAACCTCAACCAGCCGGAGAACCGCGAGGTCATCCGGTACCGCACCAACGCCACGAGCACCCAGGACATGTATCTGCGGATCGTCGCGCTGGACGAGTTCGACGGCGCGGTCTGGAAAACCTCGCAACGCACGATCGGCGAGGTGCCGGGCGTGCTGCCCCTGCCGGACGGACTGAGCCAGTCGGTCGGCACCACCGAGATCAGGACGAACATCTCGGCCGCGGGCTCGTACAAGCAGAACTATCTGCCGATGCCCTACCCGGCGACGAAGGTGGCGATCAGCGGCCGCTGGCGGTACGAGCCGGCCGGGCGAACGCTGGTCGGCGACCGAGGGCAGGACACCCGCGGTGCGCAGTACTCCGTCACCAGCCTCATGGTGAACCCGGCGGCCAAGCAGCTGGCCACGGCGCCCCCGGCGCCCGACGCGCTGGTGAAGGAGTACACCAAGGTGCCCGATTCGCTGCCGAGCGTGGTGAAGCGCACGGCACTGGACGTGACGAAGGGCGCCACGAGCGACTACGACAGGGCCGTCAAGCTGCAGGACTGGTTCGCCGCGAGCGGCGGCTTCAGCTACAACACCGACGTCCGCTCGGGGACGGGTGTCAACGCGATCACCCGCTTCCTGAGGGACAAGAAGGGCTTCTGCGTCCACTTCTCGTTCTCGATGGCCGCGATGGCCAGGACGCTGGGCATACCGGCGCGGGTCGCGGTGGGCTTCACTCCGGGCTCCCCGCTCTCGGACGGCACCATGTCGGTGGGTCTGAAAGAGGCACACGCCTGGCCCGAGCTGTACTTCGAGGGCGTGGGGTGGACGCGGTTCGAGCCGACCCCGACCCGGGGCACCGCTCCCGATTACACCCGGGACCAGTCGCCGGGCGGCGGGCCGAGCAGCCCGAGCCAGCCCGAGGCCAGCGGCTCGGCGGCGCCCACCGCGGAGCCTTCCGCCTCGGACAACTGCCCGCCTCAGGCCAGGCGGCTCGGGGACTGCGGAGCGGCCGCACCGCGTGACATCCAGCCGCCCGCCGACGCGGGGACGGATGTGAAGTCCGTGCTGCTGTTGACCCTGGGCGTGGTGGCGCTGGTGCTGCTGCCTCTGCTGCCGATGCTGTGGCGGATCAGGACGCGGTCCCAGCGCCTGCGCGCCGGTGGCCGCAGGCCCGCGGATGTCCCGGCCGGGACATCGCTGGACGGGGATGCGGCCTCCGGCGGGCAGGCCGCCGCGGCCGCCCGGGCGAAGGCGACCGCGACCGCGTCGGCCCGGACCCTGGCGGCCTGGCACGAGATCTCCGACCTGGCCTGGGACCACGGCATCCTGCCGGACGAGTCGCAGACGCCGCGCAAGGCGGCCGCCCGCATCGTCCGGCTGGGAAAGCTGGAGGACGAGTCGGCGGAGGCGATGCACCGGATGGCCGGCGCCGTGGAGCAGGTGCTGTACGCCCCGGAGCCCCGGCCGGGTACGGCACTGGAGGAGGACACCCAGCAGATCCGGGCCGGGCTCCGGGCCGGGGTGGGCCGTGGGACCCGCCTGCGGGCACTGCTCGCGCCCCGCTCCTCCGTCCGGGTGGTGTGGGCCCTCTCGGCGCGCTGGGCGGCGCTCACGGACCGCTGGGGCGCGCGCCGTCGGCGCACCCTGGAGCGGTGGTCGGGAGTCCTGCGCCGCCCGTCCCGGCAGCGAGGCTGACCCGAGGCGGGTACGAGGCGGATTCAAGCACGGTCACGAGTACGGGTGAGGGGCGACGCTCAAGAGCGTCGCCCCTCACCCGTACAGCAAGCTTTGCGAACCAGGACCGCGGCTCACTCGGAGAGAAACCGCGGTCTGTTCAGTGGCCCTGTTCGTCGCGGCGGCGCTGCCACCGCTGCTCGATTCGGTCCATCATCGACTTGCGCCGGCGGGGCTGGCGGCGAGCTGGTTCCGCCGTGTCCCCCAGGGTCTGTTGCTCACCCGGTTTGGGCGCCTTGCGCCAACCGGTGACCGCGAGAACCGCACAGCCGAGCATGACGAGAAACCCCACCACGCTGATCCAGATCTGCTGCGCGACCATTCCGGCCATGAGGAGCGCGATACCCA
The Streptomyces lunaelactis genome window above contains:
- a CDS encoding DUF58 domain-containing protein, with translation MSAGAPAAAEGKDAGGLRAALGGLTTRGRSFLAAGVAAAVCAYVLGQGDLLRVGLLLAVLPLACVAVLYRTRYRVAGSRRLSPSRVPAGSEARVHLRMDNVSRLPTGLLMLQDHVPYVLGPRPRFVLDRVEAGGRREVSYRVRSDLRGRYPLGPLQLRLSDPFGMCELTRSFSAYDTLTVIPRTEALPPVRLAGEASGYGDGRQRSLALAGDDDIIPRSYRHGDDLRRVHWRSTARYGELMVRREEQPQRARCTVLLDTRRLAYQGAGPDSAFEWAVSGAASALVHMLGRGFAVRLLTDTGSSVPGEGADGFAGSTQESADSAGLMMDTLAVVDHSDGAGLSRSYDVLRGGNEGLLVAFFGDLDEEQAAVAARMRQRSGAAVAFVLDSGTWVTNGAVAGAVDERLRQLRESGWTALAVGPGVQLSDLWTQAARQRTETSGYSDSGTNGFSGGWS
- a CDS encoding transglutaminase TgpA family protein, with product MSGRGRLALCAFAATLMAAGAMLPLVDPASWMLQAAFLLAIQSGVGALARRVPLARALTVAVQALVVLLLLTVVFARGQAVLGILPGPEAFQQFGQLLNAGAEDVGRYAIPAPATDGIRLMVIGGVLVIGLAVDTLAVTFRMAAPAGLPLLALYSVAAGLSGGGASWLWFLVAASGYLVLLLAEGRDRLSQWGRVFGGAAPAQGRTGSGFEPAGGTPLAPVRTGRRIGALALGVALVVPAALPALNGGLLDSAGSGDGPGAGGGTISAVNPLVSLQDNLNQPENREVIRYRTNATSTQDMYLRIVALDEFDGAVWKTSQRTIGEVPGVLPLPDGLSQSVGTTEIRTNISAAGSYKQNYLPMPYPATKVAISGRWRYEPAGRTLVGDRGQDTRGAQYSVTSLMVNPAAKQLATAPPAPDALVKEYTKVPDSLPSVVKRTALDVTKGATSDYDRAVKLQDWFAASGGFSYNTDVRSGTGVNAITRFLRDKKGFCVHFSFSMAAMARTLGIPARVAVGFTPGSPLSDGTMSVGLKEAHAWPELYFEGVGWTRFEPTPTRGTAPDYTRDQSPGGGPSSPSQPEASGSAAPTAEPSASDNCPPQARRLGDCGAAAPRDIQPPADAGTDVKSVLLLTLGVVALVLLPLLPMLWRIRTRSQRLRAGGRRPADVPAGTSLDGDAASGGQAAAAARAKATATASARTLAAWHEISDLAWDHGILPDESQTPRKAAARIVRLGKLEDESAEAMHRMAGAVEQVLYAPEPRPGTALEEDTQQIRAGLRAGVGRGTRLRALLAPRSSVRVVWALSARWAALTDRWGARRRRTLERWSGVLRRPSRQRG
- a CDS encoding DUF3040 domain-containing protein, with the protein product MPLSEHEQRMLEQMERALYAEDPKFATALEGSGLRTYTRRRVYQAVAGFLVGIALLMAGMVAQQIWISVVGFLVMLGCAVLAVTGWRKAPKPGEQQTLGDTAEPARRQPRRRKSMMDRIEQRWQRRRDEQGH